A genomic stretch from Sinorhizobium terangae includes:
- a CDS encoding cupin domain-containing protein: protein MFRPIAAAFSFALITAAPALADEPYNAKITTVFDQKLPHVPGKSMRGVLVEYGPGGHNPSHTHAKSAFIYATVIEGRIKSQVNGGEVKIYNTGENWVESPGDHHQVSANASDTKDAKILAVFVVDTDETELTIPDD, encoded by the coding sequence ATGTTCAGGCCCATTGCTGCTGCCTTTTCCTTCGCACTGATTACCGCCGCACCTGCACTCGCCGACGAGCCGTACAATGCCAAGATCACGACGGTATTCGATCAGAAGCTGCCCCATGTTCCCGGCAAGAGCATGCGGGGCGTCCTGGTGGAATACGGGCCCGGCGGACACAACCCGTCGCACACGCATGCCAAGAGCGCCTTCATCTATGCAACGGTGATCGAGGGGCGCATCAAGAGCCAGGTCAATGGCGGCGAGGTCAAGATCTACAACACCGGCGAAAACTGGGTTGAATCTCCTGGCGACCACCATCAGGTCAGCGCCAATGCCAGCGATACCAAAGACGCCAAAATTCTGGCAGTCTTCGTCGTCGACACGGACGAAACTGAACTGACGATCCCCGACGATTGA
- a CDS encoding winged helix-turn-helix transcriptional regulator — translation MTQASYGQFCPVALAAEVLCTRWTMLLLRELMAGSTRFNDLRRGVPRMSPALLIKRLRDLEDAGIVRRVASQTEPGILEYHLTSAGRDLKPVVETMGIWGQRWFEADVSLQHLDPSLLMWDIHRNLDPTTLPPRRCVIQFLYPELPAARRRWWLLVEPGAGVDLCAVDPGFDIDLYVTTDLRTMTAIWMGLTTVRQAMGDGKLVLTGDRQVASQMQTWLGLSPFAAEKKLVSA, via the coding sequence ATGACACAGGCAAGCTATGGACAGTTCTGTCCGGTGGCCCTGGCTGCCGAGGTGCTGTGCACACGCTGGACGATGCTGCTCCTGCGTGAGCTGATGGCCGGCTCGACGCGCTTCAACGATCTGCGCCGAGGCGTGCCGCGCATGTCCCCGGCCCTCCTGATCAAGCGGCTGCGCGATCTCGAGGACGCCGGTATCGTCCGTCGCGTTGCTTCGCAGACCGAGCCGGGAATTCTTGAGTATCACCTGACGTCTGCCGGACGGGACTTGAAGCCGGTGGTCGAGACGATGGGCATATGGGGCCAGCGCTGGTTCGAGGCCGATGTGTCGCTGCAACATCTCGATCCGTCGCTATTGATGTGGGACATACACCGCAATCTCGATCCCACGACGTTGCCGCCGCGGCGCTGCGTGATTCAGTTCCTCTATCCTGAACTGCCTGCCGCTCGCCGGCGGTGGTGGCTTCTCGTCGAGCCCGGCGCCGGGGTGGATCTCTGCGCAGTCGATCCCGGCTTCGATATCGACCTCTACGTCACCACCGACCTGCGTACCATGACTGCGATCTGGATGGGACTGACGACGGTCCGTCAGGCGATGGGCGATGGAAAGCTTGTGCTCACGGGCGATCGTCAGGTGGCGAGCCAGATGCAGACCTGGCTTGGCCTGAGCCCTTTCGCGGCGGAAAAGAAGCTGGTTTCTGCATAG
- a CDS encoding MFS transporter: MATKNGATTTPGIQLGLAENWPQFALLVLINAFVGGMVGIERTVVPLIGAEEFHIASTTLVVSFIVSFGMVKALANLVSGQLADHWGRKRVLVLGWLFGLPVPFMIIAAPSWSWIIAANALLGINQGLAWSMTVIMKVDLVGPRSRGLAVGLNEFAGYLAVGVTAFVTGYLASEYGLRPAPIYLGIGYAVLGALLSILAVRDTRDHVRLEASSRPEQPPSIGFREVFTLTSFRDRNLFAASQAGLVNNLNDGMSWGIFPLFFASFGLGVERIGILKAIYPATWGILQIATGPLSDRWGRKGLIVCGMWVQAAGLFLTALTRQFEWWLVASLLIGLGTAMVYPSLIVAVSDAAHPAWRARALSVYRFWRDLGYAIGALMAGLIADRFGLGAAIASVAALTFLSGVVVAALMREGSP, encoded by the coding sequence ATGGCCACGAAGAACGGCGCGACGACTACGCCCGGTATCCAGCTCGGCCTTGCCGAGAATTGGCCGCAGTTTGCGCTGCTCGTTCTGATCAACGCCTTTGTCGGCGGCATGGTCGGGATCGAGCGCACCGTCGTGCCGCTGATCGGGGCGGAAGAGTTCCATATCGCTTCGACGACGCTCGTCGTCTCCTTCATCGTCAGCTTCGGGATGGTGAAGGCGTTGGCCAACCTCGTCTCCGGCCAATTGGCGGATCACTGGGGGCGCAAGCGCGTGCTTGTGCTTGGATGGCTTTTCGGCCTGCCGGTCCCGTTCATGATCATTGCTGCGCCGAGCTGGAGCTGGATCATCGCGGCCAATGCGCTGCTCGGCATCAACCAGGGACTTGCCTGGTCGATGACCGTGATCATGAAGGTCGATCTGGTGGGGCCGAGGTCACGCGGGCTCGCGGTGGGGCTGAACGAGTTCGCGGGCTATCTCGCAGTCGGGGTGACGGCATTCGTCACGGGTTACCTCGCTTCGGAATATGGGCTGCGGCCGGCGCCGATCTATCTCGGCATCGGCTACGCGGTGCTCGGGGCGCTGCTTTCGATCCTCGCTGTTCGCGACACGCGCGATCACGTGCGGCTCGAGGCCTCGTCACGCCCGGAACAGCCGCCCTCAATCGGCTTCCGCGAAGTTTTCACGCTGACCTCTTTCCGGGACCGCAATCTTTTCGCTGCCTCGCAGGCCGGCCTCGTCAACAACCTCAACGACGGCATGAGCTGGGGCATCTTCCCGCTGTTCTTCGCCTCCTTCGGCCTCGGCGTCGAACGGATCGGCATTCTCAAGGCGATCTACCCGGCGACCTGGGGCATCCTCCAGATCGCGACCGGTCCCTTGAGCGACCGCTGGGGGCGCAAGGGGCTGATCGTCTGCGGCATGTGGGTGCAGGCCGCCGGACTGTTCCTGACGGCGCTGACCCGGCAATTCGAATGGTGGCTGGTCGCGAGCCTCCTCATCGGCCTCGGCACCGCCATGGTCTATCCGAGCCTGATCGTCGCCGTCTCCGATGCCGCGCATCCCGCCTGGCGTGCCCGCGCGCTCAGCGTCTACCGCTTCTGGCGCGACCTCGGCTACGCGATCGGGGCGCTCATGGCGGGGCTGATCGCGGACCGTTTCGGCCTTGGCGCGGCGATCGCATCGGTCGCCGCCCTCACATTCCTCTCCGGCGTCGTCGTTGCCGCGCTGATGCGGGAGGGCTCGCCGTAG
- the chrA gene encoding chromate efflux transporter: MDDRAIEATGGADHRRGSAGEVFAAFLKLGLTSFGGPIAHLGYFRDELVVRRRWIDEKGYADLVALCQFLPGPASSQAGFALGLLRGGPLGAAAAWAAFTLPSAILLVLFAFGAASFGGPIASGIIHGLKVVAVAIVAQAVWGMARNLCPDRERASIALAAVLIVVIVSGGIGQLAAIVAGGLAGLWLCRTKGEAISGHVSFPVSHATGWMALVLLFCLLFGLPVAVAATSSQGLAVFDSFYRAGSLVFGGGHVVLPLLQVEVVQPRWVTADQFLAGYGAAQAVPGPLFTFAAYLGTVLGPEPNGLLGAIIALVAVFLPGFLLLIGTIPFWDSFRARPTAQALMRGANAAVVGVLGAALYQPVWTSAIIGPHEFALALTCFVLLMAWKCPPWIVVVVAAIGGVLIGLA; this comes from the coding sequence ATGGATGACAGGGCAATCGAGGCGACCGGAGGCGCGGATCACCGCAGGGGGAGCGCCGGCGAGGTCTTTGCGGCGTTCCTGAAGCTCGGCTTGACCTCCTTCGGCGGTCCGATCGCGCATCTCGGCTATTTTCGCGACGAGCTTGTCGTCCGCCGGCGCTGGATCGACGAGAAGGGTTATGCGGATCTCGTGGCGCTCTGCCAGTTTCTGCCCGGTCCAGCCTCGAGCCAGGCCGGTTTCGCGCTTGGGCTCCTGCGTGGAGGGCCGTTGGGTGCGGCGGCCGCCTGGGCCGCCTTCACGCTGCCATCGGCGATCCTGCTCGTGCTCTTTGCCTTCGGGGCGGCGTCGTTCGGCGGACCGATCGCGTCGGGCATCATCCACGGCCTGAAGGTCGTTGCCGTCGCAATCGTCGCCCAGGCAGTGTGGGGCATGGCGAGGAACCTCTGCCCGGACCGGGAACGCGCAAGCATTGCGCTTGCCGCGGTGCTGATCGTCGTCATCGTTTCCGGCGGGATTGGCCAGCTGGCGGCGATCGTGGCCGGCGGGCTCGCCGGACTGTGGCTCTGCCGGACGAAGGGCGAGGCGATTTCCGGGCATGTCAGCTTCCCAGTGTCGCACGCCACGGGTTGGATGGCGCTCGTCCTGCTCTTCTGCCTGCTCTTCGGCCTGCCGGTCGCGGTCGCGGCCACCTCGTCGCAGGGGCTCGCGGTCTTTGATTCGTTCTATCGCGCCGGATCGCTCGTCTTCGGGGGAGGGCACGTCGTGCTGCCGCTCCTTCAGGTGGAGGTCGTGCAGCCCCGCTGGGTCACGGCCGACCAGTTCCTTGCGGGATACGGCGCGGCACAGGCGGTGCCGGGGCCGCTCTTCACCTTCGCCGCCTATCTCGGCACGGTGCTCGGCCCCGAACCTAATGGCCTGCTTGGTGCCATCATCGCGCTTGTTGCCGTCTTCCTGCCGGGCTTTCTGCTCTTGATCGGCACCATTCCATTCTGGGATTCGTTTCGCGCAAGGCCCACGGCGCAGGCGTTGATGCGCGGTGCAAACGCTGCGGTGGTGGGCGTTCTCGGGGCGGCGCTCTACCAGCCGGTCTGGACCAGCGCGATCATCGGTCCGCACGAATTCGCGCTCGCGCTGACCTGCTTCGTACTTCTCATGGCCTGGAAATGTCCACCCTGGATCGTGGTCGTCGTGGCGGCGATCGGTGGCGTGCTGATCGGCCTCGCCTGA